The following proteins are encoded in a genomic region of Cryptomeria japonica chromosome 11, Sugi_1.0, whole genome shotgun sequence:
- the LOC131041054 gene encoding anthocyanidin-3-O-glucoside rhamnosyltransferase-like, with translation MADHGQLHVMMFPWLAHGHITPFLELAKSLLIYGLRISFVSTPLNIARIRKQMVLGIELVELSLPSVDGLPVGVESTASLLEIGRTDLIPLLFQALDLCEQPFATLLKLFSPDFIIHDTTLCWTPRVAAKLGIPAINFTVVNMAATSFVIGLQRDGLPQIPMAEDLLAPPLGFPSLTVRRRLFEARNMLSLYQNKHYGTCEDLTFMNRLCITVEESWATISNTCLELEGKFVDYFKRSTGRFMFPLGIFMKSLPSRPAAEPCLAWLDKQPACSVVFAFFGSECLLTAQQLDTLLLGLEESEIPFLCVLIGHAAAELHQGFEDRTHGRGLVVTEWAPQLHILNHGRGLVVTEWMEFCDRRPEVWSALCCSSNPVRAGLNC, from the coding sequence ATGGCGGATCATGGCCAGCTTCATGTGATGATGTTCCCTTGGCTTGCACATGGCCATATAACACCCTTTCTAGAGCTGGCTAAGAGCCTTCTCATTTATGGCCTCAGAATTTCCTTTGTCTCCACTCCGCTTAACATTGCTCGGATCAGAAAGCAGATGGTGCTTGGGATTGAGCTGGTGGAGCTGTCATTGCCATCTGTGGACGGCCTGCCCGTAGGCGTTGAGTCCACGGCAAGTTTATTGGAGATAGGAAGAACAGACTTAATTCCGCTGCTCTTCCAAGCCCTGGACCTTTGCGAACAGCCATTCGCGACACTGCTGAAACTGTTTTCCCCAGATTTTATCATACATGATACGACGCTGTGCTGGACTCCACGGGTTGCCGCCAAGCTAGGCATTCCCGCTATAAATTTCACGGTGGTTAACATGGCGGCCACGAGTTTCGTTATAGGGCTGCAAAGGGACGGACTGCCCCAAATTCCGATGGCCGAGGATCTGCTAGCCCCGCCACTCGGATTCCCCTCATTGACCGTCCGCCGCCGACTCTTTGAAGCCCGGAATATGCTGTCGTTGTATCAAAACAAGCACTATGGTACTTGTGAGGATCTCACCTTCATGAACCGCCTTTGCATCACAGTGGAGGAAAGCTGGGCAACGATTAGCAATACTTGCCTAGAGTTGGAAGGCAAATTTGTCGACTATTTTAAAAGAAGCACAGGTCGATTCATGTTTCCCTTGGGGATTTTCATGAAAAGCCTACCGTCGCGACCTGCTGCGGAGCCTTGCTTGGCCTGGCTGGACAAGCAGCCCGCTTGTTCTGTGGTGTTTGCGTTCTTCGGTAGTGAATGCCTTCTCACCGCTCAACAGCTCGATACCCTCCTGCTGGGCTTGGAGGAGAGTGAAATTCCATTCCTCTGTGTTCTTATTGGCCACGCGGCGGCTGAGTTACACCAAGGCTTTGAGGATCGAACCCATGGCAGAGGACTCGTGGTTACAGAGTGGGCGCCTCAGTTGCATATTTTAAACCATGGCAGAGGACTCGTGGTTACAGAGTGGATGGAATTCTGTGACAGAAGGCCTGAGGTTTGGAGTGCCCTTTGTTGCTCTTCCAATCCAGTACGAGCAGGGCTTAACTGCTAG